The genomic window TAAGACGTTTCACATTTTGATATGTGGTTATGTCGGAGCCGAATTTGAATCATACTTATCGAGTTTATACTCTTTTGTTGTTGAAGATGGGTTCTAGGCACGGTTATGAGATTATTGATAGGATTGGTGAGGTAACGGGGAAAGATCCTAGTACGTCTCATATTTATCCTTTTCTTTCAGAGCTTGAGGAGAATGATTATGTTGTTTCGGAGAATGGTAGTAGAGGGAAGAAGATTTACTCTTTGACTGAGGAAGGTAAGGATTTTGTTGGAGATCAGCTTGACTCTTTTGGAGAGATGCTTCACGCCGCTATAAGAGATGAGATAGACGAGTGCAGTCACTGCAGTTGTAAGATTTACGATAATGGTTACGAGGACGATGGAGATGTTTTCTGTTGCAGGCACTGCGCGGGTGCCAGCGGTTGAATAAGAGTTTGCGGTTAGAAGCATTATTGGGTTTTTCCTTTGTTTGAGACCCAGGTTTTTATGAAATGTTGATTGTTTGGGCTTGTCGAGCTGTTTAAATAAGTTATTAGGAATTTCGATTTTAAGATGGAGAGATGAGGAAGGAATTAGGAATACTGACATGTCTTCTAGCAGTAACTGTTGATCCTGTGGCTGGTGCAGGATCTTCAGGCGAGGCTGTTTCAGGTTTTATGGTTTTAATTGGTTTGCTGAGTCCTTTTATTGCTTCAGCAGTTACCAGTTTGTTTTATAATTATTTGAAGGATTGTTCATAGCCCCAACCGGCGCACACATGATAGCAAGGGCAACATACCAAGAAGAGAGAACAAAAGAAGAACCAAAAAACTCTCTAAAAAACTTCATATAAAAAAGAAGGGTTTAGAAGAGGTTTAGGATCTTATCTAGGACCGTGGCGGAACCTTCTGCTTCTTTTTCGTTGTCCTGCCCATCTTTCTGAGATTTCTCTGCTCCTGTGCTAGGATCTTCGGAAATCTGTTTCTCACCTACCACAGTCTGGTTGTGAAGTACTTTGAGAGTGGAGTTTTGCGGTGCTGTAAAGTGTGCATGGTAGTTGACGTTGCCTATACACCTCGGGGCAACCTTCGAACTCTCAACTCCTTCAATCTTCATCTCGTAGAGATTATCTCCAGTCTTCCTCACTTCACTTGTCAGGTTATACTTCGGGTGTGGTGTCTGGAAAACCCCTTCAACCACCAACGTATTGTTCCCTGGAGAAACATTCCTATGACCAATTGAAACATTATCAGCCTCTGCTGCACCACACCTACCATCCATCTGAATGAAATCCAGGCGATAATCCGAACCCTGCGACAACGGTACCGCAGTAGCCTTCAACTCCTTATCCTCCGGCTGCGTAACAGTATTATTCGGATCATAAATACCTGCCGTCAATACACTCAACGAAACAACCATCAAACCCATCAACAAAATCTTCTTCATAAAAACAGAAATAAACAAGACCCCTTATAAACCCGTACTAACACGTTCTACGCAAAACGAACAAAGAAATATGCGAGAGCGAGGATTCGAACCCCGGAACCTCTACAGGACAGCGCCCTCAACGCTGCGCCTTTGACCACTTGGCTACCCTCGCAAATTGTAAATTTGCTTGAGGTGCTGAAACTCTGAAGAGTTTCACTACCCTTCGCGTTGGAAGCCTGTGAATGGTTTTCGGTTGACTAGTTTTTTAACTGGTTTTGGTGAGGACCCGGTTTAAGTTGTATTACCCGTAATTTGTTTGTAGTGACTAGAAAGAGGTATAGTGTTTCAGGAAGTGTTGAAAGAAATTTAGCTGCTATAGATACTGTAGGTATGAAAGCTGAAGCAGGTGAAGAAGCTTTATGCATCCATGACTGCAATTTTGGAAACTATGATGGCGCCGTTCTCTACGCTGAGAGGACTCCATTAGAGGAAGTTGACAGGGATGCCGCTGAAGAGAATAGCTTATCTGTTTACCGGAGAAATACGGGCGGCTCTCCTTTCCTATGGAGAGAAGATGATGTTGTTTTAACAGTATCTTCTGAAGCCGATCCATTGGAAGAAACGATTGGTCCTGCGGTTAAAAGCACTTTAGAGAGCTATGGCGTTGAAAGCGACAGAATTGAAGTAAAAGACGATGTTAACAGGAGGGCAGTCTATGTAGATGATATGCCTATCTCTTCTTTTGGTTCTGTTAACACCAATAGATTGAATGTTTTGTCAGGTTTCGTAGCAGCTCGGTCCTATGACGCCGAAAGAATCAGCCAAGTAGTGAATCTACGGAGAGGAGAGGAAGAATACATAAGGGAGATGCCTGCTATTTCAGATTTCGCCGATGATATCCAGGAGTTTTTCCAGTCGCTCACTTCAAGATTAGAAAAACAGAACACAGATTCAGATTCCTGGAGCAAAATACTGGATAATCGAGAAGACGATTATAGAGAACTAGAGGAGCGAACCGGCAGCAGACACAGAGGATTCTGCCCCGTCTACAGAGAAGATCTTGAAGATTTCAGGAAACAGATTTCACAAAGCTGTCAATAATTCCAGCTACCTTTTCAGGTTTCTCAGGGAGCATCTGATGACTTGTGTTCAGTGTTTTCAGCTCACAGTCAAGTAGTTCTGCTACTTGTTCAGACTTGTCCTGAGTTATTGCGCCGTCTTTTTCAGCTGCAACTACTGCAGCAGGTTTCTCCACATCTCCAAGCTGTTCTGTTACATCGTATTCTATCATGGCTTTAAGCCCATTTCTTATGGGTCTGTCATCTGCTTTCTGTAGTTCTCTACGAGTCATTTCCCGTATTTCTGGTTTTTCACTTTCAGCAACATAGTTCTCGGTTATCTCCTCAGCCCACTCACTTTTCTCAAGTTCATTATACTGTTCGAGGAAGTATTCAACAGATTTATTCTCAGGATCAGGAGTGTCAGCAGAAGTAGCAAGTAAAACAAGGCCTGAAAAGTTCTCGTACTCTGCTGCATACTGAAGTGCAGTCATACCTCCCATCGAATGACCTACCAATATCGGATTATCTAATTCAAGTTCCTCAATCATTTCATTGAGATCCTTGGCTAACTCTCTGATAGTGAAAGGCTTACACCCTGAACCACCATGACATCTCTGATCATACCTTATCACAGGATTATCCAGATCCAAGTAAGGAGTTATCAGCTTCCAGAACTTTTTGCTGCCAAGCCAGCCATGAATGAAAATTATAGGCTTGCCATTTCCTTGTTCAATGCCGTATTCAAGCCCCTTGAAGGTTCCCACAGTCTATTTATTCGGGCGCCTGCTTTTGATACTTTATGAAAAAAGCGTCTCACAAAGTCGAAGACGGCAAAATGGTGAAAATCCAGCTCGAAATAAACGACGAAACAGTTGAAGGAGTCCAGATCAGAGGAGACTTCTTCCTAGAACCTCCAGAAAAACTTGAAGAACTGGAAAAACAGTTAGAAGGACTCAAACAAGATTCAACCATAGAAGAAGTTGCTGAAAAAGCCAAAAATGTAGAGGCCGACCTAATCGGTTTTACACACGAAGACATAGGCAAAGCATTCAGAAAAGCACTGGAAGGTGACGAAAAATGACTGAATGGCGTATAATCAACGAAGGAGAATATAGTGAGGCGATGCATCATGCGATCGACGAAGTGTTGACAGAGAAAATGGACAACGGCGAGATGAGGCCGACGCTGCGATTCTGGTACCGAAAAAATCCAAGCGTGCCAATGGGTCGTTTCCAAGCCTTTGAAGACGAAGTAGAAGTAGAGTACGCACAGGAAAAAGGCATCGAAGTTGTCAGAAGATTGACAGGTGGCGGGGCGATGTTTGCCGAACCAGGGAATGTGATCACCTACTCAATCTATATCCCAAAAGAGCAGGTATCAGAAGGCTTCAAGGAAAGTTACGAAGAACTGGACCGATTTGCTGTTGAAGCGTTGAGAGAGTTAGGAGTTGACGCAGACTACGCCCCTCTAAACGACATCGAACACGAGTCAGGTAAACTAGGTGGGGCAGCCCAGCTCAGGAAAGACAACGCAGTGCTTCATCATACGACAATGAGTTATGACCTGAATACTGCTGAAATGTTGAGAGTTCTAAGAATCGGAAAGGAGAAGGTCTCAGATAAAGCCGTCAAGTCTGCTGAGAAACGAGTCTCTCGCATCTCCGATCATGCTGATGTCGAGCGCAGAGAAGTTATTGAAAAAATGATTGAGAAGTTTGTTAAGGATAAAGAGCATGAAAAAGGAAGTCTGACTGATGAAGAAGTCAAGAAAGCAGAGAAGCTGTCAGAAGAAAAATTCAAAACAGAGGAGTGGAACAAAAAACTTTAGTACTTCGGACTCTTCTCCTCCACACCCTCCAGATGGTTCTCATGCCGCGCCATCAAAAACAACAAGTCACTTAAACGGTTAATATACGCAAGAACTTCTTCACGGAGTTCTACATCTTGATCAAGCTTTACTATTTTCCTTTCTGCTCTTCTAGCCACGCTTCTTGCGTTATGCAGTTGTGCAGCGCTTTTACAACCGCCAGCTAACACAAAGCTTCTAAGCGGCGGACATTCTTCCTGATAGTAATCACAGCGATCCTCTAACCTGTCGATATTTTCATCTGTAACCTTAGTATCAGGTTCTCGGTTAGCTAATTCAGCCTGAAGAATATGAAGCTCGTTCTGTATTTCCTCAAGCTCCCCCTCTTTGTCAGTCGCGTAGCTTCTACAGACGCCTACAAGAGAGTTTAACTCGTCGACCGTTCCGTAAGCCTGAATCCTCTCACTGCTTTTCGAAACCCTTTCACCAGAACTCAAATCCGTCCGACCTCTATCCCCATTCCCAGTATAAACCATGCATCAAGATTGACAGCGGAAACTTATAGAACTTCAAGCCACAAATCTAGACTGTGAAACTGTACGAAAACGAAGCCAAAGAAATACTCAGAGATCACGACCTGAAGACCCCTAGCGACGGGGAGGAATTCGTGGTGAAGGCACAGGTACTGGCCAACCACAGAAAAGAGAAAGGCGGAATAAAATTCGCAGAAAGCCGTGAAGAAGCTGAAAAATTAAAGCAAGAAATGCTCGGGACAGAGATAGACGGGCAAGAAGTAGACGAAGTACTAATCGAACCTCAAATAGATTTCTCAGAAGAATACTATGTCAGCTTCATGTACAGCACAGACACCCGAAACCCTGTAATGATATTCTCCAGAGAAGGAGGAACAGGAATCGAAGGAAAAGAAGCAGCAAAACTAGATCTGGAGGACGATTCACAGTTTAGATTCCGGCAATTCCTAAAAGAAAACGAGTTCAAAGGAAAAGAAATCGTCAAAATAGCGATACAACTACAGAAACTTTTCCAAGCCTTCCTGGAAGAAGACGCTCGGATGCTCGAAGTAAACCCTCTAGCCAAGACAGAAGACGGCTTTGTCGTACTCGATGCAATGATGGACCTAGAAGACGATGCATCGTACCGCCATGACCGAGACTTTCCAGAGAGAAATGCAGAAGGAGGAGAAAAAACTGAAAGAGAAAAAAGAGCTGAGAAAATAGATGAAGACGACCATAGAGGCGTAGCTGGAAAATACACCGAGCTAGACGGCGACATCGGAATGATGCTAGCAGGGGGCGGCGCCTCTCTCACAAACATGGACGCACTGATGGAATACGGCGGCAAACCAGCAAACTACACGGAGTACGGTGGAAACCCTCCGACAGAAAAAGTATACAAACTGTCCAAGGTCATCATGTCCAAAGAACTGAATGGGCTGTGGCATGTAGGAGGAACAGCCAACAACACAGATGTGGAAAGAACCATGGACGGATTCATACAAGCATTAAGAGAAATAAAGCCCAAATACCCTATAGTAGTGAGGCGGGACGGTCCTCACGCAGATGAAGCATTTGAAAAACTCAGAGAAGTAAAAGAAGAGCTCAACTTGAACATGAAGCTGTTTAGAAACGATAAACCGATGACAGAATCAGCTGAAGACCTTATGGAGATGGTCGAAGCATACAAAGGTGAGATGAATGAGTAAAATTCCTGTTTTCGATATCGGAGATACTCTATCTCCTTCGAAAGAGTTCTCCCGGAAAGTCTTCAGAGAAGAATTAGAGAGGCAAGGTGTTGAGAACCCTCCGAAGTATCCTTATGAAGGATTCAACGAGATGAGTGTAGAATCAATCCAGGAATGGTTTGAAAGAGATGATATTGATGCTGACGCCGAGGTAGCTGTTGAGAAGTATAAAGAAGCAAAGAAAGAGAGGTTAAAAGAGCTTGAAATGTTTGAAATGCTCAGAAAAATCGGGAAAGAGATTGAAACCCCTGGAATTATCAGTGACAACAAAGTAGCTGCCAAGAAATTCTACAAGGATATGTTCGAAGAAGAAAATGTTGAAATAGAGGGCTTTGTAGTTTCTGAAGAGATAGGAGTTAAGAAGCCAGAAAAAGGAATTTTTCAGGAATTTCTAAATAGGAGGAGTTTATCCGGAGAAAACTGCGTCTACTTTGGAAACAATATTCCGAGAGACTCAGCATGTGAAAATGTTGGAATGCAATTTGTGCTCGTAAAACAGTTCGAAGTATTCGGAGATAACTGGAACGGCAGACAGGTTTCAAAACTAAACTTTGAGAATGTTAGAGAGGAGGTTACAAGATGAGTATTTTCGCAAATGAAGACACCAAACTAGTTATTCAGGGTATTACTGGCAGAGCAGCAAGTGAAAAGACACCACACATGATAGACTACGGCACCGATGTCGTGGCAGGCGTCACCCCGGGCAAAGGAGGCGAGGAAGTGCATGGCGTACCTGTCTACGACACCGTCCGGGAGGCCAAGAGACAGCACCCAGAAATCAATACTTCACTAGTGTATGTCCCTCACTTCGCAGCAAAAGATGCAATCCTGGAAGCACTGGACAACGATATCACGGAGATCAATGTGACAACAGAGAGAATCCCCACTCGAGAC from Candidatus Nanohalobium constans includes these protein-coding regions:
- a CDS encoding PadR family transcriptional regulator; the encoded protein is MSEPNLNHTYRVYTLLLLKMGSRHGYEIIDRIGEVTGKDPSTSHIYPFLSELEENDYVVSENGSRGKKIYSLTEEGKDFVGDQLDSFGEMLHAAIRDEIDECSHCSCKIYDNGYEDDGDVFCCRHCAGASG
- a CDS encoding alpha/beta fold hydrolase, which translates into the protein MGTFKGLEYGIEQGNGKPIIFIHGWLGSKKFWKLITPYLDLDNPVIRYDQRCHGGSGCKPFTIRELAKDLNEMIEELELDNPILVGHSMGGMTALQYAAEYENFSGLVLLATSADTPDPENKSVEYFLEQYNELEKSEWAEEITENYVAESEKPEIREMTRRELQKADDRPIRNGLKAMIEYDVTEQLGDVEKPAAVVAAEKDGAITQDKSEQVAELLDCELKTLNTSHQMLPEKPEKVAGIIDSFVKSVS
- a CDS encoding lipoate protein ligase C-terminal domain-containing protein — its product is MKKASHKVEDGKMVKIQLEINDETVEGVQIRGDFFLEPPEKLEELEKQLEGLKQDSTIEEVAEKAKNVEADLIGFTHEDIGKAFRKALEGDEK
- a CDS encoding lipoate--protein ligase family protein encodes the protein MTEWRIINEGEYSEAMHHAIDEVLTEKMDNGEMRPTLRFWYRKNPSVPMGRFQAFEDEVEVEYAQEKGIEVVRRLTGGGAMFAEPGNVITYSIYIPKEQVSEGFKESYEELDRFAVEALRELGVDADYAPLNDIEHESGKLGGAAQLRKDNAVLHHTTMSYDLNTAEMLRVLRIGKEKVSDKAVKSAEKRVSRISDHADVERREVIEKMIEKFVKDKEHEKGSLTDEEVKKAEKLSEEKFKTEEWNKKL
- a CDS encoding cob(I)yrinic acid a,c-diamide adenosyltransferase — protein: MVYTGNGDRGRTDLSSGERVSKSSERIQAYGTVDELNSLVGVCRSYATDKEGELEEIQNELHILQAELANREPDTKVTDENIDRLEDRCDYYQEECPPLRSFVLAGGCKSAAQLHNARSVARRAERKIVKLDQDVELREEVLAYINRLSDLLFLMARHENHLEGVEEKSPKY
- a CDS encoding ATP-grasp domain-containing protein, which translates into the protein MKLYENEAKEILRDHDLKTPSDGEEFVVKAQVLANHRKEKGGIKFAESREEAEKLKQEMLGTEIDGQEVDEVLIEPQIDFSEEYYVSFMYSTDTRNPVMIFSREGGTGIEGKEAAKLDLEDDSQFRFRQFLKENEFKGKEIVKIAIQLQKLFQAFLEEDARMLEVNPLAKTEDGFVVLDAMMDLEDDASYRHDRDFPERNAEGGEKTEREKRAEKIDEDDHRGVAGKYTELDGDIGMMLAGGGASLTNMDALMEYGGKPANYTEYGGNPPTEKVYKLSKVIMSKELNGLWHVGGTANNTDVERTMDGFIQALREIKPKYPIVVRRDGPHADEAFEKLREVKEELNLNMKLFRNDKPMTESAEDLMEMVEAYKGEMNE
- a CDS encoding HAD family hydrolase, producing MSKIPVFDIGDTLSPSKEFSRKVFREELERQGVENPPKYPYEGFNEMSVESIQEWFERDDIDADAEVAVEKYKEAKKERLKELEMFEMLRKIGKEIETPGIISDNKVAAKKFYKDMFEEENVEIEGFVVSEEIGVKKPEKGIFQEFLNRRSLSGENCVYFGNNIPRDSACENVGMQFVLVKQFEVFGDNWNGRQVSKLNFENVREEVTR